A single region of the Pseudomonas sp. VD-NE ins genome encodes:
- the zapE gene encoding cell division protein ZapE encodes MTPLERYQADLKRPDFFHDAAQETAVRHLQRLYDDLIAADQNKPGLLSKLFGKKDQTPVKGLYFWGGVGRGKTYLVDTFFEALPFKEKTRTHFHRFMKRVHEEMKTLGGEKNPLTIIAKRFSDESRVICFDEFFVSDITDAMILGTLMEELFKNGVTLVATSNIVPDGLYKDGLQRARFLPAIALIKQNTEIVNVDSGVDYRLRHLEQAELFHYPLDEAAHESLRKSFKALTPECTAAVENDVLMIENREIRALRTCDDVAWFDFRELCDGPRSQNDYIELGKIFHAVLLSGVEQMSVTTDDIARRFINMVDEFYDRNVKLIISAEVELKDLYTGGRLNFEFQRTLSRLLEMQSHEFLSRAHKP; translated from the coding sequence ATGACGCCCCTAGAACGATACCAAGCTGATCTGAAACGCCCGGACTTCTTCCATGACGCCGCGCAGGAAACTGCTGTGCGTCATTTGCAGCGTCTGTACGACGATCTGATCGCCGCCGATCAAAACAAGCCGGGTCTGCTGAGCAAGCTGTTCGGCAAGAAGGATCAGACACCGGTCAAGGGCCTGTATTTCTGGGGCGGCGTGGGTCGCGGCAAAACTTACCTGGTCGACACCTTCTTCGAAGCGCTGCCGTTCAAGGAAAAGACCCGCACTCACTTCCACCGCTTCATGAAGCGTGTGCACGAAGAGATGAAAACCCTCGGCGGCGAGAAAAATCCGCTGACCATCATCGCCAAGCGTTTTTCCGACGAGTCGCGGGTGATCTGCTTCGATGAATTCTTCGTCTCCGACATCACCGACGCGATGATCCTCGGCACGCTGATGGAAGAGCTGTTCAAGAACGGCGTGACTCTGGTCGCGACCTCGAACATCGTGCCGGATGGCTTGTACAAAGACGGTCTGCAACGCGCGCGTTTCCTGCCGGCCATCGCGCTGATCAAGCAGAACACCGAAATCGTCAACGTCGACAGCGGCGTCGACTACCGTCTGCGTCACCTCGAACAAGCGGAGCTGTTCCACTATCCGCTCGACGAAGCTGCTCACGAAAGTCTGCGCAAGAGCTTCAAGGCGCTGACGCCGGAATGCACGGCTGCGGTCGAAAACGATGTGCTGATGATCGAGAACCGCGAAATCCGTGCCCTGCGTACTTGCGACGACGTGGCCTGGTTCGACTTCCGTGAGCTGTGCGACGGCCCGCGTAGCCAGAACGACTACATCGAGCTGGGCAAGATCTTCCACGCCGTGTTGCTCAGCGGTGTCGAGCAGATGAGCGTCACCACTGACGACATCGCTCGCCGCTTCATCAATATGGTCGACGAGTTCTACGACCGTAACGTCAAGCTGATCATTTCTGCTGAAGTCGAACTGAAGGATCTGTACACCGGCGGCCGTCTGAACTTCGAGTTCCAGCGCACGCTGAGCCGACTGTTGGAAATGCAGTCCCACGAATTCCTGTCGCGGGCGCACAAGCCTTAA